A stretch of the Gemmatimonadota bacterium genome encodes the following:
- a CDS encoding redoxin domain-containing protein — protein MRGTLPRAFGTLVIIHDLVWLAPFAMLLWLAVRDNAAGEYPRSTFRGTTRDAMANAITDLGESLLQLSESAPRLVIFLRHSGCIFCRETLGDLRKLQSGIEAKGVRLVLVHMGMPDEGEELAERYGLRNVDMIGDPLRELYQAFQLPQGTFVQLFGPKVALRGFVATLKGHMQGFFHGDALQLPGAFVVSRGAILRAHRHEHVGDHPDYIALATGECDLPTRGSSAA, from the coding sequence GTGCGCGGCACCCTCCCGCGCGCCTTCGGGACGCTGGTGATCATCCACGACCTGGTCTGGCTGGCCCCGTTCGCGATGCTGCTCTGGCTGGCAGTGCGTGACAATGCGGCGGGGGAGTACCCGCGCTCGACGTTCCGCGGGACGACGCGCGACGCGATGGCGAACGCGATCACGGACCTCGGCGAATCGCTCTTGCAACTGTCGGAGAGCGCACCGCGCCTGGTGATTTTCCTGCGCCACAGCGGGTGTATCTTCTGTCGGGAGACGCTGGGCGACCTGCGGAAGCTGCAATCGGGGATCGAGGCGAAGGGAGTGCGACTGGTCCTGGTGCACATGGGGATGCCTGACGAGGGCGAGGAGCTGGCCGAGCGGTACGGGCTGCGGAACGTGGACATGATCGGCGACCCGCTGCGCGAACTCTATCAGGCATTCCAGCTCCCGCAGGGGACGTTCGTGCAGCTCTTTGGCCCGAAGGTGGCGCTGCGCGGCTTCGTGGCCACGCTCAAGGGGCACATGCAGGGCTTCTTCCACGGCGACGCGTTGCAGCTCCCGGGCGCCTTTGTCGTCTCGCGCGGGGCAATCCTGCGGGCGCACCGGCACGAGCACGTGGGCGACCATCCGGACTACATCGCCCTCGCCACCGGCGAGTGCGACCTGCCCACTCGCGGCAGTTCCGCGGCCTGA